The genomic segment TCGGCGCTGGCCCCGCAGGGATCGCCGCAGCCATTCGCGCAGCGGAAGGCGGCAAACAGGTTTGCGTAGTGGATGACAATCCGGCTCCGGCTTCACCGGGCGGGCAAATCTGGCGCGGCGATCAAGCACGCCCGAGTTCAGCGGAAGCCAAAGAATGGTTTGAGCGATTGAAACGCGTCAACGTCAGTTTCATTCACGGCGCTCGGATTTTTGCTCAGCCGGAAGCGGGTTGCTTGCTGGCCGAAACTACGGACGGTTCGTATGAACTGCGATTTGAAAAACTGGTTTTGGCGACAGGCGCTCGTGAACGCTTTTTGCCGTTTCCGGGCTGGACGCTGCCCGGCGTGATGGGCGCTGGTGGCTTGCAGGCGTTGGCAAAATCCGGCTTTCCGGTCGCAGGCAAACGCGTTGTTGTTGCCGGAAGCGGCCCGCTGTTGATGGCGGTTGCGGCCTATTTGCGAAAGCACGGCGCAGAGATTGTGCTCATTGCGGAGCAAGCTTCGTGGAGTCGGCTGATTCGGTTTGGCTCTGCACTGTTTGGCCAACCATCGAAAATCAGCCAGGCCATCAATTTCAAAAAACAACTGGCAGGAGTTCACTATTTGCCGGGTTGTTGGCCAATTACCGCAAAAGGCAAATACAAGTTGGAGGCCGTGACCTTGCGGCGCGGCGATAAAACCTGGGATGTTGATTGCGATTATCTGGCGTGCGGTTTTTATCTGCTGCCGAACACGGAACTTGCCGGACTGCTCGGCTGTGAAGTAAAAAATGGTGCGGTGAGCGTCAACGAATTTCAGCAGACTTCGCTATCAAATGTTTACTGTGCGGGGGAAACCACAGGCATTGGCGGGTTGGAACTTTCGCTGGTTGAAGGGCAAATTGCCGGATTAGCGGCTGCCAGCTACGAAAATGTTGCTCGACGCTTGTTTGCAGAGCGCGCCAAGCAACAGCGATTCGCGGAGGTTCTGAACCGTACCTTCGCGTTGCGCGAAGAACTTCGCGCGCTGCCGACCGCCGACACCTTGGTTTGTCGTTGCGAAGATGTCAGCTTTGAACGCTTGCAAAAACAAGGCTCCTGGCGCGAAGCCAAGCTGCAAATGCGCTGCGGCATGGGGCCTTGTCAGGGGCGCATTTGCGGCGCAGCGACGGAATTTTTATTTGGCTGGGGAATGGAATCGGTGCGACCGCCGGTCTTTCCTGTTCGGCTGGAAAATTTAACTTACCCCTAACTCTGGGTACGCGACGCCTCCGGCTCGCGGTCTTGGCAATTCGCACCGTTGTTGGCCCCAAGCCACTTGCCAAGCACGCACGCTGGAAGTGATGCGTACCCAACGAGGAACAACAATGGCTATGATTTGGAAGGGCGTGATGCCCGCAATTACCACCTGCTTCAACGAAGACCTGAGCATAGATCACGGCTTCGTCGCCAAACACGTTCGCTGGATGCTGGACAACGGCTGCACCGGAATGGTCGCGCCGGGATCACTTGGCGAAGGCAACACGCTGACGTTCGCCGAACGCGGCGCATTGTGGGAAACCATCGTCAAAGCCTCCGGCGACAATCCCGTCATCGGAGCCATCTCCGCGCTGAGCACCGCCGAAGCCGTCGAACAGGCGAAAATGGCTGTGGATAAAGGCTGCCAGGGACTGATGGTTTTGCCGCCTTACGTGTACAAAGGCGATTGGCGCGAAATGAAATACCACGTCTCTGAAATTTTCAAGGCGACGACGTTGTCCTGCATGCTGTACAACAACCCGATTGCTTACGGCACGGACTTTTTGCCCGAACAGATTCAGGAACTCGCGGGCGAACACGAAAATTTTCATTCGGTCAAAGAATCCAGCGCCGACACGCGCCGCGTGACAGCGATTCGCGCGCTGGTCGGTGACCGGTTGGCGATTCTGGTCGGCGTGGACGACGGCATTGTCGAAGCCATTGGCGTCGGCGCAGTCGGCTGGATTGCCGGGTTGGTCAACGCGCTGCCGAAAGAATCCGTGGACTTGTTCAATCTGGCAATGAAGGGCGAGAAGGAAAAAGCGATGAAACTGTACAACTGGTTTTTGCCGCTGCTGCGATTGGACTGTGTTCCGAAGTTCGTGCAGTTGATCAAGCTGGTGCAACAGGAAGTCGGAATGGGCAGCGCACGCGTGCGTCCACCACGGTTGGAAATCGTCGGCAAGGAATTGGAAGAAACCTTGGCGCTGATTCGATCGTCGCTAGCC from the Acidobacteriota bacterium genome contains:
- a CDS encoding dihydrodipicolinate synthase family protein; the encoded protein is MIWKGVMPAITTCFNEDLSIDHGFVAKHVRWMLDNGCTGMVAPGSLGEGNTLTFAERGALWETIVKASGDNPVIGAISALSTAEAVEQAKMAVDKGCQGLMVLPPYVYKGDWREMKYHVSEIFKATTLSCMLYNNPIAYGTDFLPEQIQELAGEHENFHSVKESSADTRRVTAIRALVGDRLAILVGVDDGIVEAIGVGAVGWIAGLVNALPKESVDLFNLAMKGEKEKAMKLYNWFLPLLRLDCVPKFVQLIKLVQQEVGMGSARVRPPRLEIVGKELEETLALIRSSLANRL
- a CDS encoding FAD-dependent oxidoreductase, producing MPENVTLQVNGESVSVPAGSMVSTAIAIAQASFSSTKPHEENTKKAENVSGSLRDSSRGVVEGTALAFRRSVTGEARAPLCGMGICFECRVTINGQPHSRSCQIPAANGQNVVTEWERMKDECGMMTFHPSSFILHPSSVETEVLVIGAGPAGIAAAIRAAEGGKQVCVVDDNPAPASPGGQIWRGDQARPSSAEAKEWFERLKRVNVSFIHGARIFAQPEAGCLLAETTDGSYELRFEKLVLATGARERFLPFPGWTLPGVMGAGGLQALAKSGFPVAGKRVVVAGSGPLLMAVAAYLRKHGAEIVLIAEQASWSRLIRFGSALFGQPSKISQAINFKKQLAGVHYLPGCWPITAKGKYKLEAVTLRRGDKTWDVDCDYLACGFYLLPNTELAGLLGCEVKNGAVSVNEFQQTSLSNVYCAGETTGIGGLELSLVEGQIAGLAAASYENVARRLFAERAKQQRFAEVLNRTFALREELRALPTADTLVCRCEDVSFERLQKQGSWREAKLQMRCGMGPCQGRICGAATEFLFGWGMESVRPPVFPVRLENLTYP